From the genome of Labrus bergylta chromosome 4, fLabBer1.1, whole genome shotgun sequence, one region includes:
- the LOC109997291 gene encoding leucine-rich repeat-containing protein 19: MGQWRYILFVVFSLCGPFIRESHQATVFDVRGHNEPQRHLLMEENNLTTPNGTHRLGVSDKDVVPPKSLEWSYLAAGLGTVLTVSLLIVMTVKLRLFHRFLASYRHSLLQEADGVSQYGQEAPFPNSVMGRMAGTGGTLGGLDEDDDGFIEDNYIQTSEKDRAEREVKEDEGEEDMEDSDDDLQFTIG; this comes from the exons ATGGGACAGTGGCGTTATATCCTCTTTGTggtgttttcactttgtggacCTTTTATCAGAGAATCACATCAGGCCACTGTATTTGATGTTAGGGGACACAACGAGCCTCAGAGACATCTTCTCATGGAAGAAAACAATCTAACCACTCCTAACGGTACTCATCGTCTGG GGGTGTCAGATAAAGACGTAGTACCTCCAAAGTCTCTGGAGTGGTCCTATCTGGCAGCAGGACTCGGCACTGTCCTTactgtctctctcctcattgtGATGACGGTAAAGTTGCGCCTCTTCCATCGCTTTCTGGCAAGCTACAGGCACTCTCTGCTCCAAGAGGCAGATGGAGTCAGTCAGTACGGACAGGAGGCGCCGTTTCCCAACAGTGTGATGGGGAGAATGGCCGGGACTGGAGGGACTCTCGGAGGACTGGATGAGGATGATGACGGGTTCATTGAGGATAACTACATCCAGACCAGTGAgaaagacagagcagagagagaagtaAAGGAAGATGAGGGGGAGGAAGACATGGAGGACAGCGACGATGATCTTCAGTTCACTATCGGGTGA